One genomic window of Ictalurus punctatus breed USDA103 chromosome 23, Coco_2.0, whole genome shotgun sequence includes the following:
- the LOC108256613 gene encoding uncharacterized protein LOC108256613, with the protein MASHPQTCPDLGSRHRQSVKAQLLASQQLLVASLYNLAPLLDCILAAGLLSQDNYHEVKAEKTPQKSARKLLEIVQGQMDENGAVRFLECLRECKQHYPRLRSWLAVETEIQRGPTELKLQAQFSCLCSRLGFSVLPVSLALFSSGTLTQFDLEQIQAAPTSTQQSQTLLTICLAKGETACKSFYTALYDEDPQLAEDINVSSSLKDLSLNSKDVSNIGLAVEESRDTAAGHLPYSGVLQQVRAQLDVAVGDEARLNVCELGVAVGLPRRTVKECLLDGVSLDDVAQLEALVALFVEKTQDADRLLSRVAEVEIRSVQLSERGCLSLKLLQDAYALIRSGSHSHCHSWDYLRDHNDLHGPDCGEDCTLWTIFSFLVWDCLAEAVEEPKMKPSGGLAAMLQQLHDCTRVDTSLLQELEQCWTEGGTENLLQSIRVLAQILRDLHPLHAGLHLSSPVEGLYSCWTQLHRVTSFQGVSVRAIRKVLNGVAAASTQQDATPRAQEYREVCVYVARLLDTVQTERNMRDFTNSSIAQITQHIRLVLAGPAFNSQAFDAGVWNRLMALTEFNPAQLGLGPLMQLHQETLSDLKRYLQPSECHSFHFVLESFYMLGLSRLISVNSTRGPVAIDDGVEEDFYFKISEPACFLVRLHYLGYTESKGHFEVRKPRCVRVSRLSEEGLRVMHSLSGEVLAQEDDKMWIRESGIGWWEELQRTAQRCTVQLLEQGCCFAITTSESECEVKFIYRRGRLWAMPQRGCKVL; encoded by the exons ATGGCGTCCCACCCTCAGACGTGCCCTGATTTAG GTTCGAGACACAGGCAGTCGGTGAAGGCTCAGCTGTTGGCGTCTCAGCAGCTCCTGGTGGCGTCTCTGTATAACTTGGCGCCTCTGTTAGACTGCATCCTGGCTGCAGGTCTGCTGTCTCAGGATAACTACCACGAGGTGAAGGCGGAAAAGACGCCACAGAAGAGCGCTCGCAAGCTGCTGGAGATTGTTCAGGGTCAGATGGACGAGAACGGAGCTGTGCGCTTCCTGGAGTGTCTGCGGGAATGTAAGCAGCATTACCCACGTCTGCGCAGCTGGCTGGCTGTTGAAACAG aGATCCAGCGTGGACCCACAG AGCTGAAACTGCAGGCTCAGTTCTCTTGCCTGTGCAGCCGCCTGGGCTTCTCCGTGCTGCCTGTGTCTCTGGCTCTGTTCTCCAGCGGCACCCTCACACAGTTCGATCTGGAGCAGATCCAGGCGGCGCCGACCTCCACGCAGCAGAGCCAGACCCTGCTGACCATCTGCCTTGCTAAAGGAGAGACGGCATGCAAGAGCTTTTATACGGCGCTGTACGACGAAGACCCTCAGCTCGCCGAAGACATAAACG tcagTAGTTCGTTAAAGGATCTGTCACTGAACAGCAAAGACGTCAGCAACATCGGCTTGGCAGTAGAGGAGTCGCGAGACACAGCAGCAGGACACCTGCCTTACTCAG GAGTGCTACAGCAGGTGAGAGCTCAGCTAGATGTGGCTGTGGGAGATGAGGCCAGGCTGAACGTGTGCGAGCTGGGGGTTGCAGTGGGCCTGCCACGTCGCACAGTCAAAGAGTGTCTTCTAGACGGGGTGAGCTTAGACGACGTGGCCCAGCTGGAGGCGCTGGTGGCTCTGTTCGTGGAAAAGACTCAGGATGCAGACCGGCTCCTCAGCAGAGTGGCTGAAGTTGAGATTCGAA GCGTGCAGCTCTCTGAGCGAGGCTGTTTGTCTCTGAAGCTCCTGCAGGACGCTTACGCCCTCATCCGCAGTGGGAGCCACAGTCACTGCCACAGCTGGGATTATCTGCGTGATCACAATGACCTGCACGGCCCAGACTGTGGTGAGGATTGCACGTTGTGGACCATCTTCAGCTTCCTGGTGTGGGACTGCCTGGCCGAGGCGGTGGAGGAACCCAAGATGAAGCCCAGCGGCGGCCTGGCTGCGATGCTTCAGCAGCTGCACGACTGCACTCGAGTGGACACGTCTCTCCTGCAGGAGCTGGAGCAGTGCTGGACTGAAGGAGGAACTGagaacctgctccagagcatcAGGGTTCTGGCGCAAATCCTGAGAGACCTGCACCCGCTACACGCCGGTCTCCATCTGTCGAGTCCTGTGGAGGGTTTGTACTCCTGCTGGACCCAGCTTCACAGGGTCACATCTTTTCAAGGCGTGTCAGTCCGAGCCATTCGGAAAGTTCTGAACGGCGTTGCGGCTGCCTCGACGCAGCAGGACGCGACTCCTCGAGCTCAAGAGTacagagaggtgtgtgtttatgtcgCAAGACTGTTAGATACGGTGCAAACAGAAAGGAACATGAGAGATTTCACAAACTCCTCCATTGCTCAAATCACCCAGCACATCCGTCTTGTTCTCGCCGGACCTGCTTTTAACTCACAGGCCTTCGATGCAGGAGTTTGGAACCGCTTGATGGCTCTGACAGAGTTTAATCCTGCGCAGCTGGGCCTGGGCCCTCTCATGCAGCTGCATCAGGAGACCCTGTCTGACCTTAAGCGCTACCTCCAGCCAAGCGAGTGCCACAGTTTCCACTTCGTCCTGGAGTCCTTTTACATGCTCGGGTTGTCGCGGCTGATCTCGGTGAACAGCACCAGGGGGCCAGTGGCCATCGACGATGGCGTGGAGGAGGacttttatttcaaaatatcCGAGCCGGCTTGCTTCCTGGTGCGCCTGCACTACCTGGGTTACACGGAAAGCAAAGGGCACTTTGAAGTTCGCAAACCTCGTTGCGTGCGCGTTTCCCGGCTCAGTGAGGAAGGATTACGGGTGATGCATAGCTTAAGCGGGGAGGTTTTAGCGCAGGAGGATGATAAAATGTGGATTAGAGAAAGTGGGATTGGATGGTGGGAGGAGCTGCAGCGTACAGCGCAGAGATGTACCGTTCAGCTCCTGGAACAAGGCTGCTGTTTTGCGATCACAACCTCAGAGTCCGAGTGCGAAGTTAAGTTTATCTATAGACGCGGGCGGCTGTGGGCCATGCCACAGAGAGGATGCAAGGTGCTTTGA
- the spice1 gene encoding spindle and centriole-associated protein 1 isoform X2, protein MSFVRINRRPVRTKKVSVPKKEWVSTVNDLSVHKSTAEELSRRHDIHRSRNRAAAQWELSEKSLKKRKSRPTSPPGLDQTRLRLFREVFSDHCELQDVLARSDRALALVKDLFGDAPRRQKGFPSVTVAPDCGSDSELPVLQKPDPPTQLSLLSQSMMDHQALNEPDDSAAEHWEDLQDVSVSFDPEMSRLKRKTCKAKPPVWTTIRQPLQQNVPQTPCNATGSEDHAALNATLAVQRLKSRQCQSEAEQSTVLVNQVLNPEPSPARSGGKSRSFRTTRGRSPEASGFSSQSANQSSLELLQDMLAQVETDLACLETQELFGPSERPELQHGRGLTGFSAALVGTLGRIVSHLRRSDEEAQKEARVRRRMEEEVKEQRSLIDALTAECLALREESAALQAILQERIAELEQRLDMVILAMGELGKDGNSQGEEKNTPSGDLQPITAERDQEDSSLISSAVLLSPPHQRDSRKPSTARTRSSLQFEGSHTPGSGSPGESDNSCAPSSFASLPESVLPRPALLLNQLSQDAVLEQIAELTRQNAAIQAQLAHNHASPTQCLDRCASPPAGPQPTQQCVGVDDSSVRLMEDRLEELNRQSAAARAKLLELIEEQRQTTSHSASPSISPIPPHSISPHTVVGRRTPEACASVPERAQPSHARTNSRRSADTVSPQNVEGRQKQSADTQVDKLKGEGWFALSAHFS, encoded by the exons ATGTCTTTTGTGAGGATTAACCGAAGACCAGTGCGAACGAAGAAAGTGTCAGTTCCCAAGAAAGAGTGGGTG AGCACAGTTAATGACCTGTCAGTGCACAAGTCTACAGCTGAGGAACTG TCCAGGCGTCACGACATTCATCGATCTCGCAACAGAGCTGCTGCACAGTGGGAGCTGAGTGAAAAATcgctgaagaagagaaagtcCCGGCCGACCAGCCCTCCTGGATTAGACCAGACCAGACTGCGATTATTCAGAGAG GTGTTCTCGGATCACTGTGAGCTGCAGGACGTTCTTGCGCGGTCTGATAGAGCGCTGGCGTTGGTGAAAGATCTGTTTGGCGACGCACCTCGCAGACAGAAAG GTTTTCCGAGCGTCACTGTGGCGCCTGACTGCGGGTCGGATTCTGAACTTCCTGTGCTGCAGAAACCGGATCCGCCAACACAGCTGTCACTGCTCAGCCAGTCGATGATGGACCATCAG GCTTTAAATGAGCCGGATGATTCTGCAGCAGAGCATTGGGAAGATCTTCAGGATGTCTCAGTCAGCTTTGACCCTGAAATGAGCAG GCTGAAGAGAAAAACGTGTAAAGCAAAGCCTCCTGTTTGGACAACAATTCGGCAGCCACTGCAGCAGAACGTGCCTCAGACTCCCTGTAACGCAACAGGCTCTGAGGATCatgcag CTCTGAACGCAACCCTGGCCGTGCAGCGTCTAAAGTCGAGGCAGTGTCAGTCCGAGGCCGAGCAGTCCACCGTTCTGGTCAATCAGGTCCTCAATCCTGAACCATCTCCCGCTCGTTCAG GTGGTAAGAGCAGGTCTTTCAGAACCACCAGAGGGCGCTCTCCTGAAGCCTCAGGCTTTAGTTCTCAGAGTGCTAACCAGTCGAGCCTGGAGCTGCTGCAGGACATGCTGGCTCAGGTGGAGACTGATCTGGCCTGCTTGGAGACGCAGGAGCTTTTCGGACCCTCGGAGCGACCCGAGCTTCAGCACGGCCGCGGCCTTACCGGCTTCTCCGCGGCTCTCGTCGGTACTCTAGGACGCATCGTCAGTCATCTGAGACGA AGTGACGAGGAGGCGCAAAAAGAGGCGCgggtgaggaggaggatggaagaGGAGGTGAAGGAGCAGAGAAGCCTGATTGACGCCCTCACAGCGGAGTGTCTCGCACTGAGAGAGGAAAGCGCCGCTCTACAG GCGATTCTGCAGGAGCGGATAGCTGAACTCGAACAGCGATTGGACATGGTCATCCTCGCAATGGGAGAGCTGGGAAAAGACGGCAACTCACAGGGCGAGGAGAAAAACACACCAA gTGGAGACCTCCAGCCTATAACTGCTGAGAGAGACCAAGAGGATTCATCCCTGATCTCTTCTGCTGTGCTCCTCTCTCCTCCACaccagagagacagcagaaagcCGTCTACAG CACGCACCCGATCTTCACTTCAGTTCGAGGGCTCTCACACACCAGGCAGCGGGTCACCGGGAGAGTCGGATAACTCCTGCGCTCCGTCCTCGTTCGCCAGCCTGCCTGAGAGCGTCCTGCCTCGTCCCGCCCTGCTGCTGAACCAGCTATCCCAGGATGCTGTACTGGAGCAGATAGCCGAGTTAACCCGTCAGAACGCCGCGATCCAGGCTCAGCTGGCGCACAACCATGCCTCGCCTACACAATGCTTAGACAGATGTGCGTCGCCCCCTGCTGGACCCCAGCCCACACAACAG tgtgtgggtgtggatgATTCCTCAGTGAGGCTCATGGAGGACAGACTTGAGGAGCTGAACAGACAGAGTGCAGCAGCCAGGGCGAAACTGCTGGAGCTTATCGAGGAGCAGAGACAGACCACATCTCACAGCGCCTCTCCTTCCATCTCCCCCATACCCCCACACTCCATCAGCCctcacacag TCGTCGGAAGGCGGACTCCTGAAGCGTGCGCGTCCGTACCTGAAAGGGCCCAGCCCTCTCACGCCAGGACAAACAGCAGAAG GTCAGCCGACACGGTTTCTCCACAAAATGTAGAGGGAAGACAAAAGCAGTCTGCTGatacacag GTGGATAAACTGAAAGGAGAAGGCTGGTTCGCACTTTCTGCTCACTTCTCATAG
- the spice1 gene encoding spindle and centriole-associated protein 1 isoform X1, with the protein MSFVRINRRPVRTKKVSVPKKEWVSTVNDLSVHKSTAEELSRRHDIHRSRNRAAAQWELSEKSLKKRKSRPTSPPGLDQTRLRLFREVFSDHCELQDVLARSDRALALVKDLFGDAPRRQKGFPSVTVAPDCGSDSELPVLQKPDPPTQLSLLSQSMMDHQALNEPDDSAAEHWEDLQDVSVSFDPEMSRLKRKTCKAKPPVWTTIRQPLQQNVPQTPCNATGSEDHAALNATLAVQRLKSRQCQSEAEQSTVLVNQVLNPEPSPARSGGKSRSFRTTRGRSPEASGFSSQSANQSSLELLQDMLAQVETDLACLETQELFGPSERPELQHGRGLTGFSAALVGTLGRIVSHLRRSDEEAQKEARVRRRMEEEVKEQRSLIDALTAECLALREESAALQAILQERIAELEQRLDMVILAMGELGKDGNSQGEEKNTPSGDLQPITAERDQEDSSLISSAVLLSPPHQRDSRKPSTARTRSSLQFEGSHTPGSGSPGESDNSCAPSSFASLPESVLPRPALLLNQLSQDAVLEQIAELTRQNAAIQAQLAHNHASPTQCLDRCASPPAGPQPTQQCVGVDDSSVRLMEDRLEELNRQSAAARAKLLELIEEQRQTTSHSASPSISPIPPHSISPHTVVGRRTPEACASVPERAQPSHARTNSRRSADTVSPQNVEGRQKQSADTQVHTFHTQLQHKHAHSQPCYGVLCR; encoded by the exons ATGTCTTTTGTGAGGATTAACCGAAGACCAGTGCGAACGAAGAAAGTGTCAGTTCCCAAGAAAGAGTGGGTG AGCACAGTTAATGACCTGTCAGTGCACAAGTCTACAGCTGAGGAACTG TCCAGGCGTCACGACATTCATCGATCTCGCAACAGAGCTGCTGCACAGTGGGAGCTGAGTGAAAAATcgctgaagaagagaaagtcCCGGCCGACCAGCCCTCCTGGATTAGACCAGACCAGACTGCGATTATTCAGAGAG GTGTTCTCGGATCACTGTGAGCTGCAGGACGTTCTTGCGCGGTCTGATAGAGCGCTGGCGTTGGTGAAAGATCTGTTTGGCGACGCACCTCGCAGACAGAAAG GTTTTCCGAGCGTCACTGTGGCGCCTGACTGCGGGTCGGATTCTGAACTTCCTGTGCTGCAGAAACCGGATCCGCCAACACAGCTGTCACTGCTCAGCCAGTCGATGATGGACCATCAG GCTTTAAATGAGCCGGATGATTCTGCAGCAGAGCATTGGGAAGATCTTCAGGATGTCTCAGTCAGCTTTGACCCTGAAATGAGCAG GCTGAAGAGAAAAACGTGTAAAGCAAAGCCTCCTGTTTGGACAACAATTCGGCAGCCACTGCAGCAGAACGTGCCTCAGACTCCCTGTAACGCAACAGGCTCTGAGGATCatgcag CTCTGAACGCAACCCTGGCCGTGCAGCGTCTAAAGTCGAGGCAGTGTCAGTCCGAGGCCGAGCAGTCCACCGTTCTGGTCAATCAGGTCCTCAATCCTGAACCATCTCCCGCTCGTTCAG GTGGTAAGAGCAGGTCTTTCAGAACCACCAGAGGGCGCTCTCCTGAAGCCTCAGGCTTTAGTTCTCAGAGTGCTAACCAGTCGAGCCTGGAGCTGCTGCAGGACATGCTGGCTCAGGTGGAGACTGATCTGGCCTGCTTGGAGACGCAGGAGCTTTTCGGACCCTCGGAGCGACCCGAGCTTCAGCACGGCCGCGGCCTTACCGGCTTCTCCGCGGCTCTCGTCGGTACTCTAGGACGCATCGTCAGTCATCTGAGACGA AGTGACGAGGAGGCGCAAAAAGAGGCGCgggtgaggaggaggatggaagaGGAGGTGAAGGAGCAGAGAAGCCTGATTGACGCCCTCACAGCGGAGTGTCTCGCACTGAGAGAGGAAAGCGCCGCTCTACAG GCGATTCTGCAGGAGCGGATAGCTGAACTCGAACAGCGATTGGACATGGTCATCCTCGCAATGGGAGAGCTGGGAAAAGACGGCAACTCACAGGGCGAGGAGAAAAACACACCAA gTGGAGACCTCCAGCCTATAACTGCTGAGAGAGACCAAGAGGATTCATCCCTGATCTCTTCTGCTGTGCTCCTCTCTCCTCCACaccagagagacagcagaaagcCGTCTACAG CACGCACCCGATCTTCACTTCAGTTCGAGGGCTCTCACACACCAGGCAGCGGGTCACCGGGAGAGTCGGATAACTCCTGCGCTCCGTCCTCGTTCGCCAGCCTGCCTGAGAGCGTCCTGCCTCGTCCCGCCCTGCTGCTGAACCAGCTATCCCAGGATGCTGTACTGGAGCAGATAGCCGAGTTAACCCGTCAGAACGCCGCGATCCAGGCTCAGCTGGCGCACAACCATGCCTCGCCTACACAATGCTTAGACAGATGTGCGTCGCCCCCTGCTGGACCCCAGCCCACACAACAG tgtgtgggtgtggatgATTCCTCAGTGAGGCTCATGGAGGACAGACTTGAGGAGCTGAACAGACAGAGTGCAGCAGCCAGGGCGAAACTGCTGGAGCTTATCGAGGAGCAGAGACAGACCACATCTCACAGCGCCTCTCCTTCCATCTCCCCCATACCCCCACACTCCATCAGCCctcacacag TCGTCGGAAGGCGGACTCCTGAAGCGTGCGCGTCCGTACCTGAAAGGGCCCAGCCCTCTCACGCCAGGACAAACAGCAGAAG GTCAGCCGACACGGTTTCTCCACAAAATGTAGAGGGAAGACAAAAGCAGTCTGCTGatacacaggtacacacatttcacacacaactacaacacaaacacgcacattCTCAACCCTGTTATGGTGTTCTGTGCCGATAA